From the Mycobacterium sp. 155 genome, the window CGGCATAGTCACCGTGGCGGCGTCCTACAGCTGGTACTACGCGTGGACCCCGGGCACCGGATACCTGGCCAACCTGCTGCCCGATGGCAGCGCACCGCTGACCGAGCAGCTGCCGTCGCTGGCGATCGTGGTGCTGGCCGAGGTGTGGAAGACCACGCCTTTCATGGCCCTGCTGCTGTTGGCCGGACTGGCTCTGGTGCCGCAGGAACTGCTCAACGCCGCCCAGGTCGACGGTGCGGGTGTGTGGCAGCGGCTGGTCAAAGTGACTCTGCCCCTGATGAAACCGGCCATCCTGGTGGCGTTGTTGTTCCGCACCCTCGACGCGTTCCGGATCTTCGACAACATCTATGTGCTGACCGGCGGGGCGAACAATACCGGTTCGGTGTCGATCCTGGGTTACGACAACCTGTTCAAGGCCTTCAATCTCGGGTTGGGTTCGGCGATCAGCGTGTTGATCTTCGCCTCGGTCGCCGTCATCGCGTTCATCTACATCAAGATCTTCGGAGCATCAGCCCCAGGGTCGGACGCGGAGGGCCGCTGACAATGAGCGAACGGTTAGGTGCGCGCCGCGCAACCGGATGGGTTGTCGTCGACGCACTGGTGATTCTCTACGCGTTGTTCCCGGTGCTGTGGATCCTGTCACTGTCACTCAAGCCGACGTCAACGGTCAAGGACGGCAAGCTGATCCCGACCCAGATCACCTTCGCCAACTACAAAGGCATCTTCACTGGCGACATCTTCACCTCGGCGCTGGTCAACTCGATCGGCATCGGGCTGATCACCACAGTGATCGCGGTGGTGGTCGGCGCCATGGCGGCATACGCGGTGGCCCGACTTGTGTTCCCGGGTAAACGGCTGTTGGTCGGTGTCGCCCTGCTGATCGCGATGTTCCCGCAGATCTCCTTGGTGACACCGCTTTTCAACATCGAGCGCCGGCTCGGCCTGTTCGACACCTGGCCCGGCCTGATCATCCCGTACATCACCTTCGCGCTGCCTCTGGCCATTTACACGCTCTCGGCGTTCTTCCGGGAGATCCCGTGGGATCTGGAAAAAGCCGCGAAGATGGACGGCGCCACGCCGGCGCAGGCATTCCGGAAGGTCATCGCCCCGCTGGCGGCGCCCGGCATCGTTACCGCGGCCATCCTGGTGTTCATCTTCGCGTGGAACGATCTGCTGCTGGCCCTTTCGCTGACGGCGACCCAACGCGCCATCACGGCGCCGGTGGCCATCGCGAACTTCACCGGCAGCTCGCAATTCGAGGAGCCGACCGGCTCGATCGCGGCCGGTGCCATGGTCATCACGATCCCGATCATTGTCTTTGTCCTGATTTTCCAGCGGCGCATCGTCGCTGGACTGACCTCCGGTGCGGTAAAGGGGTAGTTGGATGGCCGAGATTGTGTTGGACCGGGTGACCAAGAGTTACCCCGACGGCGCAGGCGGTGTCCGGGAAGCCGTCAAAGAACTGTCCATGACCATCGCAGACGGCGAGTTCATCATCTTGGTCGGACCATCCGGGTGCGGCAAATCCACCACGTTGAACATGATCGCGGGCCTGGAGGACATCTCGTCGGGCGAGTTGAGCATCGGCGGGGAGCGGGTCAACGAGAAGGCCCCCAAAGACCGCGACATCGCCATGGTGTTCCAGTCCTACGCGCTGTACCCGCACATGACGGTCCGCCAGAACATCGCCTTCCCCCTCACACTGGCCAAGATGAAGAAGGACGAGATCGCGGCCAAGGTCGAGGACACCGCCAAGATCCTCGACCTGACCGAGCTGCTGGACCGCAGGCCGGCCCAGCTGTCCGGCGGTCAACGTCAGCGGGTGGCGATGGGGCGGGCAATTGTTCGTAGCCCCAAGGCATTCCTGATGGACGAGCCGCTCTCCAACCTGGATGCCAAACTACGGGTTCAGATGCGCGCGGAGATCTCGCGGTTGCAGAGCCGGCTGGGCACCACGACGGTGTACGTCACCCACGACCAGACCGAGGCGATGACGCTGGGGGACCGCGTAGTGGTGATGCTCGCCGGCGTGGTGCAACAGATCGGTACCCCCGACGAGCTCTACAAGAACCCGGTCAACCTGTTCGTGGCGGGTTTCATCGGATCGCCTGCGATGAACTTCTTCCCGGCGACGTTCACCGATGTGGGAGTGCGGTTGCCGTTCGGTGAGGTGACGCTGAGTCCGCAGGTGCACGAGTTGCTGGACCGAGCGCCCAAGCCGGACAACATCATCGTCGGTATCCGGCCCGAGCATCTCGAAGACGCGTCGCTGCTGGATGGGTACGCCCGAATCCGGGCACTGAGCTTCACCGTGCGTGCCGACATCGTCGAATCGCTGGGCTCCGAGAAGTACGTGCACTTCACCACTGAGGGCGCGGGCGCCCGCGCGGCCCAGCTGGCCGAGTTGACGGTCGATTCCGGCGTGGGCGAAAATGAGTTTGTGGCAAGGGTTTCCGCCGAGTCCAAGGTGAGGGCCGGTGAGCAGATCGAGCTCGCGTTCGACACCTCGAAGTTGGTCATCTTCGACGTCGACTCAGGTCTGAACCTGACCCGCACACCTGAGCCCGAGGCGGCGCCTGAAGTTGCCGTAGCAGCAGAGGCGGAAGTCGAATCGGAGACGGAGCCGGAAACTGAGACCGAGGTGGTCGAGGACACCGAGGTGGAGCCGGCCGCAGAGTCCGAGTCGAAGAACGAGTGACCGACGTCCTGGCGGTCGTGCGCGCGCGGC encodes:
- a CDS encoding carbohydrate ABC transporter permease, translating into MTRATATASPGRTDDRRSESRLAFALIAPAVILMLAVTAYPIGYAVWLSLQRYNLAAPGDTAFVGLENYLTILTDRYWWTAFAVTLGITVVSVAIEFVLGMALALVMHRTIFGKGVVRTAVLIPYGIVTVAASYSWYYAWTPGTGYLANLLPDGSAPLTEQLPSLAIVVLAEVWKTTPFMALLLLAGLALVPQELLNAAQVDGAGVWQRLVKVTLPLMKPAILVALLFRTLDAFRIFDNIYVLTGGANNTGSVSILGYDNLFKAFNLGLGSAISVLIFASVAVIAFIYIKIFGASAPGSDAEGR
- a CDS encoding ABC transporter ATP-binding protein, which encodes MAEIVLDRVTKSYPDGAGGVREAVKELSMTIADGEFIILVGPSGCGKSTTLNMIAGLEDISSGELSIGGERVNEKAPKDRDIAMVFQSYALYPHMTVRQNIAFPLTLAKMKKDEIAAKVEDTAKILDLTELLDRRPAQLSGGQRQRVAMGRAIVRSPKAFLMDEPLSNLDAKLRVQMRAEISRLQSRLGTTTVYVTHDQTEAMTLGDRVVVMLAGVVQQIGTPDELYKNPVNLFVAGFIGSPAMNFFPATFTDVGVRLPFGEVTLSPQVHELLDRAPKPDNIIVGIRPEHLEDASLLDGYARIRALSFTVRADIVESLGSEKYVHFTTEGAGARAAQLAELTVDSGVGENEFVARVSAESKVRAGEQIELAFDTSKLVIFDVDSGLNLTRTPEPEAAPEVAVAAEAEVESETEPETETEVVEDTEVEPAAESESKNE
- a CDS encoding carbohydrate ABC transporter permease, whose product is MSERLGARRATGWVVVDALVILYALFPVLWILSLSLKPTSTVKDGKLIPTQITFANYKGIFTGDIFTSALVNSIGIGLITTVIAVVVGAMAAYAVARLVFPGKRLLVGVALLIAMFPQISLVTPLFNIERRLGLFDTWPGLIIPYITFALPLAIYTLSAFFREIPWDLEKAAKMDGATPAQAFRKVIAPLAAPGIVTAAILVFIFAWNDLLLALSLTATQRAITAPVAIANFTGSSQFEEPTGSIAAGAMVITIPIIVFVLIFQRRIVAGLTSGAVKG